In Camelus dromedarius isolate mCamDro1 chromosome 4, mCamDro1.pat, whole genome shotgun sequence, the following are encoded in one genomic region:
- the CAPN10 gene encoding calpain-10 isoform X5: MRRREVGTANLLLCGALPRLPSMVFPPGQPSWLERTYRGSFTCRVWQFGHWVEVTIDDRLPCLAGRLCFSRCQREDVFWLPLLEKVYAKVHGSYEHLWAGQVADALVDLTGGLAERWNLKDLARTSGHQDRPVATECRTCRQLLGLKDRCLLSCSVLSPRTGSGALGSFHAFIVSDLRELRGRAGQSILLLRIQNPWGRRCWQGPWREGGEGWSQVDAADRSELLSQLQEGEFWVEEEEFLREFDEVTIGYPVTEAGHLQSLYSGKALCHTQALPGAWVKGQSAGGCRNNSGFPSNPKFWLRVSEPSEVYVALLQRRGADGVARVRAPVGGPTSFPGKDYQAVGLHVWKVEKRRVSLPRALSAPPVAGTVCHAYDREVHLRCELAPGYYLAVPSTFLKDVPGRFLLRVFSSGRVSLSAIKPAAQSPAHREAPPAGEWETVRLRGSWRVGRTAGGSRNFASYPTNPCFPLSVPEGTGPRCVRITLRQHCQDSKCHPIGFHVFQVPADGGGLGAPSLLLQEPLLSCVPHCYTQEVSRLCHLSAGTYRIVPSTYLPDTEGAFTVTVETRIDRRSIHSQEMLGQLLQEASFMAVMKKT, encoded by the exons ATGcgcaggagggaagtggggacaGCTAACCTGTTGCTCTGCGGGGCTCTGCCGCGACTGCCCAGCATG GTCTTCCCTCCGGGACAGCCGAGCTGGCTCGAGCGGACGTACCGTGGCTCCTTCACCTGTCGAGTTTGGCAGTTTGGACACTGGGTGGAGGTGACCATAGATGACCGTCTGCCTTGTCTTGCAGGGAGACTCTGCTTCTCCCGGTGCCAGAGAGAGGATGTGTTCTGGCTTCCCTTACTGGAGAAGGTCTACGCCAA GGTCCATGGCTCCTATGAGCACCTGTGGGCAGGGCAGGTGGCGGATGCCCTGGTGGACCTAACGGGTGGCCTGGCAGAAAGGTGGAACCTGAAGGACTTGGCGAGAACTAGTGGCCACCAGGACAGGCCCGTGGCCACGGAGTGCCGGACCTGCCGGCAGCTGCTCGGCCTGAAGGACCGCTGTCTGCTAAGCTGCTCGGTGCTCAGCCCCAGAACAG GTTCCGGGGCGCTGGGGTCATTCCACGCTTTCATTGTCTCTGATCTGCGAGAGCTGCGGGGTCGGGCTGGCCAGAGCATCCTGCTGCTGCGGATCCAGAACCCTTGGGGTCGGCGGTGTtggcaggggccctggagagagGG GGGCGAAGGGTGGAGCCAGGTGGACGCAGCCGACAGGTCCGAGTTGCTGTCCCAGCTCCAGGAAGGGGAGttctgggtggaggaggaggagttccTGCGGGAGTTTGACGAGGTCACCATCGGCTACCCAGTCACAGAGGCCGGCCACCTGCAGAGCCTCTACTCAG GAAAGGCTCTGTGCCACACTCAGGCGCTGCCTGGGGCCTGGGTCAAGGGCCAGTCGGCAGGAGGCTGCCGGAACAACAGTGGCTTCCCCAGCAACCCCAAGTTCTGGCTGCGGGTCTCAGAGCCGAGCGAGGTGTACGTCGCCCTCCTGCAGAGACGCGGGGCGGATGGGGTGGCCCGGGTCCGGGCACCGGTGGGGGGCCCCACGAGCTTCCCCGGCAAGGACTACCAGGCCGTGGGCCTGCACGTCTGGAAG GTGGAGAAGCGGCGGGTcagcctgcccagggccctgtCGGCGCCCCCCGTGGCTGGCACCGTGTGCCATGCGTACGACCGGGAGGTCCACCTCCGCTGTGAGCTCGCCCCGGGCTACTACCTGGCCGTCCCCAGCACCTTCCTGAAGGATGTGCCGGGGCGGTTTCTGCTTCGGGTCTTCTCCAGCGGGAGAGTCTCCCTCAG TGCCATCAAGCCGGCGGCCCAGAGCCCTGCCCACCGGGAGGCCCCGCCCGCGGGTGAGTGGGAGACTGTGCGGCTGCGGGGCTCCTGGAGAGTCGGCCGGACAGCGGGGGGCAGCCGCAACTTTGCCTCCTACCCCACCAACCCCTGCTTCCCGCTGTCGGTGCCTGAGGGCACAGGCCCCCGCTGTGTCCGCATCACTCTGCGCCAGCACTGCCAGGACAGCAAGTGCCACCCCATCGGCTTCCACGTCTTCCAG GTTCCTGCAGATGGCGGGGGCCTGGGTGCGCCCTCCCTGCTGCTCCAGGAGCCTCTGCTAAGCTGTGTGCCGCACTGCTACACCCAGGAGGTGAGCCGGCTCTGCCACCTGTCTGCAGGGACCTACAGGATTGTGCCCTCCACCTACCTGCCAGACACAGAGGGGGCTTTCACGGTGACCGTGGAGACCAGGATAGACAG GCGCTCCATTCACAGCCAGGAAATGCTGGGGCAGCTTCTCCAGGAG GCCTCCTTCATGGCAGTCATGAAGAAGACCTAA